The following proteins are encoded in a genomic region of Astatotilapia calliptera chromosome 22, fAstCal1.2, whole genome shotgun sequence:
- the LOC113014307 gene encoding zinc finger BED domain-containing protein 1-like, whose amino-acid sequence MTIATQLAGYLHVKCFAHTLNLASQRALLNLPAVARVLGRVRRITGFFNRSTVANHALEQKQKMLQLPTHKLKTDVCTRWNSAYDMLQHFLEQQPAICAALLSPEVRKSSTDIFTLNETDIGNTEEIVRALKSMQVATTVMSEEKNPTLSLVAPLLAQLLHDTQDNIGDTALVRNIKQSISQDLKKRYASTVERNTLYTASALDPRFKTLPFLSLEERQETYARVVAEAITLQEEKRQQPICEPEAHEHHEKPDETEQNLRPPLIPAKMRKSCGLTDLLGQTYGDVGAPPKSLSATAEEEVKRYQEVTSLALTEYPLSWWKSHEEVYPFLATLAKRYLCIPGTSVSAERVFSTAGDIVTAKRSTLTSEHVDQLLFLSKNADIASLSKCV is encoded by the exons ATGACAATTGCCACTCAGCTAGCGGGATACCTGCATGTGAAGTGTTTCGCCCATACGCTCAATCTGGCATCACAACGAGCCTTATTAAACCTGCCTGCAGTAGCCAGGGTCTTGGGAAGAGTGCGGCGCATAACTGGGTTTTTCAATAGAAGCACAGTGGCAAACCACGCTCtggagcaaaaacagaaaatgttacagctcCCGACTCACAAGCTCAAGACCGACGTCTGCACGAGATGGAACAGTGCTTATGACATGCTCCAGCATTTCCTTGAACAACAACCTGCGATTTGTGCAGCGCTGCTGTCTCCCGAAGTCAGAAAGAGTAGCACAGATATCTTTACTCTAAACGAGACGGATATTGGGAACACTGAAGAAATTGTCCGGGCCTTGAAGTCAATGCAAGTCGCGACTACTGTGATGTCTGAGGAAAAGAATCCTACTCTGTCTCTCGTAGCACCGCTGCTAGCACAGCTGTTGCACGACACCCAAGACAACATTGGTGACACAGCGCTGGTCAGAAACATCAAGCAAAGTATCAGTCAAGATCTTAAGAAGAGATATGCCAGCACAGTCGAGAGGAACACCCTCTACACAGCATCAGCTCTCGACCCACGCTTTAAAACCCTGCCGTTCCTGTCACTGGAGGAAAGACAGGAAACCTATGCCAGAGTGGTTGCTGAGGCTATAACCCTTCAG gaagaaaagaggCAGCAGCCCATCTGTGAGCCAGAAGCCCATGAACATCATGAGAAACCTGACGAGACTGAACAAAATCTCAGACCCCCTCTCATACCAGCCAAGATGAGGAAGTCTTGTGGGTTAACAGACTTGCTTGGTCAGACTTATGGTGATGTTGGAGCCCCACCAAAATCATTATCTGCCACAGCTGAGGAGGAGGTGAAAAGATACCAGGAGGTCACGTCACTGGCACTCACAGAATACCCACTAAGCTGGTGGAAATCCCATGAGGAAGTCTATCCTTTCCTGGCCACACTGGCAAAAAGATACCTTTGTATCCCAGGTACTAGTGTCTCGGCTGAAAGAGTCTTCTCAACCGCTGGAGACATCGTCACAGCAAAACGGAgcactctgacttcagagcatgttgatcagctcctttttctgagcaagaatgcTGACATtgcttcactgtccaaatgtgtttaa